One window of the Vigna radiata var. radiata cultivar VC1973A chromosome 1, Vradiata_ver6, whole genome shotgun sequence genome contains the following:
- the LOC106765964 gene encoding 60S ribosomal protein L30, which produces MVAAKKTKKTHESINNRLALVMKSGKYTLGYKTVLKSLRSSKGKLIIIANNCPPLRKSEIEYYAMLAKVGVHHYNGNNVDLGTACGKYYRVCCLSIIDPGDSDIIKTMPTEQ; this is translated from the exons ATGGTTGCTGCCAAGAAGACT aagAAGACCCATGAGAGTATCAACAACAGGCTCGCTCTTGTGATGAAGAGTGGCAAATATACTTTGGGATATAAAACGGTTCTCAAATCCCTCAGGAGCTCCAAAG GAAAATTGATTATCATTGCCAACAATTGCCCACCATTGAGGAAGTCTGAAATTGAGTACTATGCTATGTTGGCGAAGGTTGGAGTTCACCATTACAACGGGA ACAATGTGGATTTGGGCACCGCATGTGGCAAATATTACAGAGTTTGCTGCCTTAGCATTATTGATCCTG gTGATTCGGATATCATCAAGACAATGCCCACCGAGCAGTAG